From a single Osmerus mordax isolate fOsmMor3 chromosome 6, fOsmMor3.pri, whole genome shotgun sequence genomic region:
- the gsdmeb gene encoding gasdermin Eb isoform X1: MFATATKNFVEEIDDGSLIPVSSLNDSLAPLTMVIKRNRFFPWQKAKYRPTDFTLNDLLTGDKPISPVVIETDFLKFDGTYGDSIAANVEAKLVHVNFNVEGKDTSKLQSSFGTLKKEEVDVQKLLVDSKNRILDMSHCLIQQTRQKHKEVFGVVKERIVTTQPCSVIEEVQQGGQLGGLLSFCGPKLTKVSVKENSSLQKDSNITMEIPPHTVLAYGIIELVVKSTGKYNLCLMSDTSGGFEVDGPVKKDVVALKCASGGTMKSSPLKRELDRLTDHFQLLAGLARAKRSSLLQLLRTIMKDGQAVSLLENILDQMCLGLSPDLGDVEDGSLKQTFQAVLDLVGQPQTDQSPSLLSATHLVVSALDEMTEEDVSVLGSCSPPLLHALDLLVQQSVVEGGSSSLRDAGLAPLTEEQGYERAQRLLASSCVLLKRKGDELQTEIINPPRGGPPTIVLCIAVRALASSGHGI, from the exons ATGTTTGCCACTGCAACAAAGAACTTTGTGGAAGAGATTGACGATGGCTCCTTGATCCCCGTGTCCAGTCTGAATGACAGCCTTGCTCCGTTGACCATGGTTATCAAGCGCAATCGTTTCTTTCCGTGGCAGAAAGCCAAATACCGACCGACTGACTTTACCCTGAACGATCTGCTGACCGGAGACAAGCCCATTAGCCCAG TTGTCATTGAGACAGACTTCTTGAAGTTTGATGGGACTTATGGTGACAGCATAGCAGCGAACGTGGAGGCAAAGCTGGTCCATGTCAACTTCAATGTCGAGGGAAAAGACACCTCCAAACTCCAGTCATCATTTGGCACTTTAAAAAAAGAGGAGGTGGATGTGCAAAAACTGTTGGTTGACTCCAAAAATAG GATTCTGGACATGTCCCACTGTCTGATCCAGCAAACCAGGCAGAAACACAAAGAGGTGTTTGgggtggtgaaggagaggatAGTGACGACCCAGCCCTGTTCGGTCATAGAGGAGGTCCAGCAGGGGGGTCAGCTAGGCGGCCTTCTCAGCTTCTGTGGTCCCAAGCTCACCAAG GTGTCtgtgaaggagaacagcagccTACAGAAAGACAGTAACATCACCATGGAGATTCCTCCACACACTGTCCTGGCTTATGGCATCATTGAACTTGTGGTCAAATCAACTGGGAAGTACA ACCTGTGTCTTATGTCCGACACTTCTGGGGGCTTTGAAGTGGACGGGCCTGTAAAGAAGGATGTAGTGGCTCTTAAatgtgccagtggaggcaccaTGAAGAGCAGCCCCCTTAAGAGAG AACTGGATAGACTGACCGATCACTTCCAGCTGCTGGCAGGCTTGGCGAGGGCGAAACGCTCCTCTCTGCTTCAGCTCCTCAGGACCATCATGAAGGACGGTCAGGCCGTCAGCTTGCTGGAGAACATA ctggatCAGATGTGCCTTGGTTTATCCCCAGACCTGGGTGATGTTGAGGATGGCTCCCTGAAGCAGACCTTCCAGGCTGTTCTGGATCTTGTTGGTCAGCCCCAGACAGAccagtccccctctctcctgagtgCCACTCACCTGGTTGTTAGTGCCTTGGATG AAATGACAGAAGAGGACGTGTCTGTTTTGGGGTCCTGCAGTCCTCCACTCTTACACGCCCTGGATCTCCTG GTGCAGCAGAGTGTAGTGGAAGGAGGGAGCTCCTCTCTGAGAGATGCAGGGCTGGCCCCCctgactgaggagcaggggtaTGAGAGAGCACAGCggctcctggcctcctcctgtgtACTtctgaagagaaagggagacgagCTGCAAACAGAGATCATTAATCCCCCACGTGGAGGTCCCCCAACTATAGTCCTGTGCATCGCTGTGAGGGCATTGGCCTCTTCGGGCCATGGTATTTGA
- the gsdmeb gene encoding gasdermin Eb isoform X2, translating to MFATATKNFVEEIDDGSLIPVSSLNDSLAPLTMVIKRNRFFPWQKAKYRPTDFTLNDLLTGDKPISPVVIETDFLKFDGTYGDSIAANVEAKLVHVNFNVEGKDTSKLQSSFGTLKKEEVDVQKLLVDSKNRILDMSHCLIQQTRQKHKEVFGVVKERIVTTQPCSVIEEVQQGGQLGGLLSFCGPKLTKVSVKENSSLQKDSNITMEIPPHTVLAYGIIELVVKSTGKYKLDRLTDHFQLLAGLARAKRSSLLQLLRTIMKDGQAVSLLENILDQMCLGLSPDLGDVEDGSLKQTFQAVLDLVGQPQTDQSPSLLSATHLVVSALDEMTEEDVSVLGSCSPPLLHALDLLVQQSVVEGGSSSLRDAGLAPLTEEQGYERAQRLLASSCVLLKRKGDELQTEIINPPRGGPPTIVLCIAVRALASSGHGI from the exons ATGTTTGCCACTGCAACAAAGAACTTTGTGGAAGAGATTGACGATGGCTCCTTGATCCCCGTGTCCAGTCTGAATGACAGCCTTGCTCCGTTGACCATGGTTATCAAGCGCAATCGTTTCTTTCCGTGGCAGAAAGCCAAATACCGACCGACTGACTTTACCCTGAACGATCTGCTGACCGGAGACAAGCCCATTAGCCCAG TTGTCATTGAGACAGACTTCTTGAAGTTTGATGGGACTTATGGTGACAGCATAGCAGCGAACGTGGAGGCAAAGCTGGTCCATGTCAACTTCAATGTCGAGGGAAAAGACACCTCCAAACTCCAGTCATCATTTGGCACTTTAAAAAAAGAGGAGGTGGATGTGCAAAAACTGTTGGTTGACTCCAAAAATAG GATTCTGGACATGTCCCACTGTCTGATCCAGCAAACCAGGCAGAAACACAAAGAGGTGTTTGgggtggtgaaggagaggatAGTGACGACCCAGCCCTGTTCGGTCATAGAGGAGGTCCAGCAGGGGGGTCAGCTAGGCGGCCTTCTCAGCTTCTGTGGTCCCAAGCTCACCAAG GTGTCtgtgaaggagaacagcagccTACAGAAAGACAGTAACATCACCATGGAGATTCCTCCACACACTGTCCTGGCTTATGGCATCATTGAACTTGTGGTCAAATCAACTGGGAAGTACA AACTGGATAGACTGACCGATCACTTCCAGCTGCTGGCAGGCTTGGCGAGGGCGAAACGCTCCTCTCTGCTTCAGCTCCTCAGGACCATCATGAAGGACGGTCAGGCCGTCAGCTTGCTGGAGAACATA ctggatCAGATGTGCCTTGGTTTATCCCCAGACCTGGGTGATGTTGAGGATGGCTCCCTGAAGCAGACCTTCCAGGCTGTTCTGGATCTTGTTGGTCAGCCCCAGACAGAccagtccccctctctcctgagtgCCACTCACCTGGTTGTTAGTGCCTTGGATG AAATGACAGAAGAGGACGTGTCTGTTTTGGGGTCCTGCAGTCCTCCACTCTTACACGCCCTGGATCTCCTG GTGCAGCAGAGTGTAGTGGAAGGAGGGAGCTCCTCTCTGAGAGATGCAGGGCTGGCCCCCctgactgaggagcaggggtaTGAGAGAGCACAGCggctcctggcctcctcctgtgtACTtctgaagagaaagggagacgagCTGCAAACAGAGATCATTAATCCCCCACGTGGAGGTCCCCCAACTATAGTCCTGTGCATCGCTGTGAGGGCATTGGCCTCTTCGGGCCATGGTATTTGA